The window ACGTGTGCCCCTGCCCTCAGGCTACAGCGCCTCGGGGAAGTATGTTGTAGCGGTACTCGATGCAACGAACGCGGTAGGCGAAAGGGTCGAGAGCAACAATGTGCTGGTCTCCGGACCGATTCCCTGAAGTACTAGCCTGGAGTCGCGTCGAGCAAACTGGTAGCGCTTGTGGAAACGGGACGCGCTTGAAAGGATTTGGCGGCACGGCTCGACATCGGCGTTGCGCGACGTGCCACCCTTGGCGTAGTGCTCTCGTCGGAGATCAGAGGGAGGCAACATGTTGTACAAAAAACAGGTGATAGCGGCTTTTCTTTCCGCGTGTTCTATCTATTTCGGCAGTGCTTACTCCTCTGGAGCGGGGAACTTTTTCGATGACGTAATAAAGGAAGTCACGGCAGCACAAGACAAACAGCGATCCGCCTCTTCGGACTACAAGAAGATAGCCTTTTTTCAGGCGGTTAATCTTCAGTATCAAAAGGAATTGGTCAATAAAAGAGTGAGAACGTCTGCGATCTACAAGCGGTTGGTGCAGAATCCGCGTTCGGGTCCTGGCGTCGAGGGATTTGTGAATGTATTGCTGTGCGACGTGAAGAGTAAGAGTACTTGTGACGATCTCTTTCTCGTGTCTATGTCTGACTTCGCACTCTTTGACGCACTGAACGAGGATGTCAAGATCGAAATCTTCGGAACAATTCAGCCAAAGAGTGGCTTTTTCGGTTGCCACTTCTATATCACAAGTTTCAAGCGACAGGGGCAATAACCCGCGTCATTTTGGGGACGCTTTACTTATTTCTTCACCTCCGTTGAACAGGGCCACCGGTTGATTGTGGAAGGGGCCGAGGTGGTACCGGCGGCGGCGCAACCCGGCGATCAAGTCCGGGTTAAGGTTCGGCATAGCGTTCTGGCTCCTGATCCGCTGGCCACGATCCCCGCTACGGAGAGCTGGCCGTTTCTATTCACAAATCAACCGGTCGGGAAACTCATCCGGGAGCCCGCGAACATAAGGCACAAGGCGGCCACACCAGATCTGTAACTTTAGAGTCACGCTGCATTTCCCTCCAAGCAATTATCATTCCAGACCTATAGGCGCGTCACGCTCCATGCATGCCCTTCGGAGCATGGGTTGCGCCGGCGCCATCCCCGCGCCTTTAGCCTGGTACCCCATCCGCCCCTCCCAGGAGGCTCCCCCCTTCGCCTCACCCAAGCACACCAAGCTCGATCCGGTTCCCTCGGTCTCGCGGCTATAAGGATCTCCGGACGCTGGTTGCCAGGGTAGGCCGCGCTGGGGCGCGGGGTGCCATGCGAAGAGCGGTGTCGATAGGCGGGGATCATATCCCTACGATACACCTCCTGCCCGGGCCGTAATCTTACGAGCTTGTGTGGTGGCAGGGCGCTGGTTGCCTTATGTGGGCGGCCTGGGGGCCGCGGTGGTGGGCGAAAGACGGTGTCGACCTGCGCGTGTCTTGTGGCAGGGGGTCGCCTCGCACGCAGCTTTTTTGATTGTACCGCCCCTTTCGCCTCCGTCAACCCCCGCCCCTCGTACCGACCGCCCCTGCGGCATAAACGGCCTGCTCCCCAGAGGGTCCCCTCCATTTAATCCTCGGGGCTGGGGCGGGGGTCCTTCACGTTGTTACGGCCTTCGGTGACCTCGGCGAAACCGTTCTGCGGCGGCCTCGTGCTCTCCAGCCTTTTTCTACCTACTCCATCCTGTCGCCATCCCTTGGGCAATGTACCAGATCGGGAGCCTCCGTCGGCCTTGCTCCAGCTGGGGCGGTCTCCTTTTTATGCCTGCTGACGTTGGGTTTGCGGGTGCTGTCGGGGCTGGTCCCGGCCGTTACTTCGGGAGGTGTGTCATGGCTGCTCTTCGTTACGTTGCGGTTGTTGGTTCGCGGTCGCTTCCATCGTCTTGGGAACCGCGGGTGGCCTCGGTTACCCACTCGCTTCTTGGGCGCGGTTTCGGCATTGGATCGGGCGGGGCGGTTGGGGCGGATCTGTTCGCTCTTCGCACGGTCGTTGATGCCGGTGGCGGTGGGTGCGGGTCCTCGGTCGTGCACCTTCCCGGGGATAACTCTCTTGCGCCTCGGGATTGCCGCCCGTCCCTGGTCCGGTTCGCGGCGCTGGGGGGCTCGGTGGTGTCCGGGTCGCTCATTCGCGGGGCCTCTCGGGACGTTGCCGTTACCGCCCTTAAATCACGCACGGCGGCCCTCGTGGAATCGGCGGCGGGGGTTGTGGCCTTCCTACACGGCCCGTCATGGGGTACCCGCTTCACCCTTCGTTGTGCGCTGGCTCGGGGTCTTCGGGTGGTGGCGTTCGTCTGTGGCGGGGGCGCGGTCCTGCCGGCGTTCGTTGGGGGGCGCTGGGTTCCGCTGCGGTGTTCCTCGGACGCCTGGGTGGGCGGCTTCCGGTGGGTGCCGGATCCCGAATCACCATCACCCCTCAAATCGTTACCCGAAATCGTCCGCATCCCAGCAGAGGGTGGCTGTCCCATTCACGAGAGCTTCGTCCATGTCGCGTCGCTGTCGCAAAGCGACCGGCTCTGGTTCGAACGGTGCGAAGTAGTGGGCGATACAATCGTGGCGCCACATCCAAACGAGTCGGACGGACGGCCCGCCTTCCTTGCCGTTCCCGCGCTCCGCAAGCGGTTCGGCTGCGATGCCGCTACGGCGATGGAACTTGGCGAACTCTTCCTCGCGCTGGATGCCGATGAGCGGGTCGTTGCCCACTACGTGGCCGAGGCCCGGGAGTGGGGCACTGACACCGTCCGGAGTGGACTCTTCCGCCTGGTGGTCCAACTGGCTATGCTGGAACAGGCCGACGATCCTATGGACGATGCCGATCCGTACCAGGAGGAGGATGAGGCCGAAGATGAGACTTCCGCGCTGTCCTCTGTCGCCTATCACGTGGTCGGGCATCTCGGTCACGAACCCGAAGTCACGCCATGGCTCGAGACCCAGCCGGCCTGGTTCCGCGATCTCATCGGCCGGATCGATGCCTGCCCCTCCCTTCCCGCGCTGGCGGAGCTGGGTCGGGATGTCTACGGAATGTCCCTCACCCACGATCAGGCGGGCGCGGTCTGGACGCGATACAGTCTGCGCAAGGATGAGCTTCACCGGGGTCTTCGCCTCTCGACCCAAGCGGCGACGTTGCTCCGCCGAATCACCTGGGCTGGTGAGCAGACGCTGCCACGGATCGGGACCGAGCTGTACCGATGCCAGCGAAACGGCCTCGGATCGCTGCCTTCGCACGAATGGGCCGTCCTGTGGGGAGCCTATCAGAGCCGCAAGACGACCCTCGATCCCGCCGTTGCGCAACCCGAGACCCCGGTGCCGTAGCCGGGGTCTTTTTTTTGTGCGGATGGGTCCTACGGACCGCTATCCCCGCCTTCCCTCCACCGCCCCCTGGGGGCTCCCCCTGCCGCTGATCGGGCGCTCCGCCTATAGGTAACGGCGCGACCTCGGCTGCCGCAAGATCCTGACGGACCTCGCTCGGACTGGGCGTCCTGCGCCTTGCATCTAAATACCGCAAGGCTTGGCCGCCACGTCTTCCCTCGCCGCGCCTCACGGAACAGGCTCCGCCTGATCCGCACCCCCAGGCTCCGCGCCCTGACCCCTCCCGCTCCCGACTCCTCTTTGGTTCGCTATCACTGAGGCCGTCCCCTTTCCGGCTCCGCCGGATGGGATCGGGTCTGTTGTGGGGTGAAAGGAGGTGGTGCATATGGCATCCACGACACGACTCGATTGGAGTCTCTTGCTGCACGAAGCAGTAACTACCCCCGGCCTCATCCTGGAGGCCTACACGGCCTTTCACCGGTTTAGCCTGGGCAATCAGCTCGCGGCGCTGAGCGAGTGCCGGACGCGCGGAATCCCGCCCGGGCCGATCGCCACCTATGCCGGGTGGCAGGCCAAACGGCGCCAAGTGAGGCGAGGAGAGCGGGCGCTCGTCCTCTGCATGCCGGTGACCTTGGCGGCGCGCCCGCACGATAAGGATGACGTTGACGCTGAGAACCTGCCGGTGCGCGAAGAGGCGCAGGCAGGGCCCCGTACGGTTTTCATCTGGCGAGCCCGCTGGTTCGTCCTCTCCCAAACCGACGGGGATTCGGTGCAGGCGGAGCCGCCCCTGGCCTGGGACAAGGCCACGGCCCTTACCCGCTTGAGCATCAGCGAGGTCCCCTTCGAAGATCTGGACGGCAACTGCCAAGGGTATGCGACAGGCCGAAGCGTGGCCATCTCTCCGGTGGCGCAGCTTCCCTTCAAGAGCCTCTTCCACGAGCTTGGCCACATCCTGCTGGGACACACCGACCGCTCGCTTCACGATCCCACGGCGCCGCCGCTCTCCCTCAAGGAGGCGGAGGCCGAGGCGGTCGCCCTCCTGGTTCTGGAGGCGTTAGAGCTTCCAGGGGCCGCCTACTGCCGGGGCTACATCCAGCACTATCTCTCGGATGCAGCGATCCTGTCCGCCTCGGCCCACCGGATCATCCAAGCCGCCGACGCTATTCTCCGCGCCGGCCGTCCACTCTCATCCGCCGAGGAGTTTCCTGAAGGGAATGGGATCGGGTCTGTTGGGCTGGTGAAAGGAGGTGATGGTCATGTATAGCCCACGGATCGATGAGGATCTCATTCCACCCCTGTACCGCTTGGCCAAGGTCAGGCGCATCCCTATGACGCGCCTCGTGAGCGAGATCCTGCAGAAGGCATTGATGATCGTCGATAGTCAGCAGGCCCAGGCCGATCAGGACGGCGCCGGGACGGTGAAGGGAGGTGAGAGCGATGTCAGGTCCTGAGCCGAGTGATTACGAGGGGTACGACGGGTGGCTCGATCAACTGGAGGCCATGCCGTTGGACGAGGCGCTCGATCTCGCCCGCACGCGAGAGATGGAGCGGCGGCTGGCCCAAACCCTTGACGCCGAACGAGAGCAAAGAGGAGTGGGAACATGATCGAAGAGAGCAAGGCAGACCCTGTCTGCATCGCAAACGCGACAGGCAAGCAGGATTTTACCGACAACGCTGAGCCTTGCGGCGCCGTCGAGTGCTGGGACACGGTGCTGAGATGGATCTCCTTCGAAACCCCAGCTACCCGATGGCTTGCGAGCGTGCAGGTTCCGGATCCGGATTCAGAAAACGTTGTTGAGTCTGTTGAGTCCATTCAATGGACCGAGAAAGGAGACGACGATGAATCGGCAACTGTTAGAGAGAGTCTTTGAGCGTGCCCAGATCAAACAGCGCCAGGGCAGGAACGGCATGCTGGACTATGTGGAGGGCCACTCCATCATCCAGCGCCTGAACGACGCATTCGAGGGGGCCTGGTCCTTTGAGGTCCTCGATCACAAGATCGTGGAGGAGCGGGACGAGATCCTGGTCTTGGGGAAGCTGTCCGCTGAAGGGGTGGTCAAGATGCAGTTCGGGACCACCCAGATCACCCGTGAACGCGACAGTAAGAAGATCGTCTCCATCGGCGACGACCTGAAGGCGGCCGCCACCGATGCCCTCAAGAAGTGCGCCACCTTCCTGGGCGTGGGCCTCCACCTCTACGGTGAGCGCTCAGCCCGCCCGGCCGGGCGAGAGGGTAATGGCGGCCCACGGCAGGGGACAACCGCTCGCCGCGCGAACCGCGAACCTGAAACCCGGAAGCCGGAGCCCACGAATGGTCAGCCAGAGCAGCCTGAGGGCTCCAACGGCAACGGCCGTCTCACCAACGCCCAGCACAGTGCGATTCTGACCATCGCCAAACGGCGCGGGCTCTCACAGATCGAGCTGAACCAGGAGTCGCTCAATCGGTATGGCGCTCAGGTCCCGTATCTGACCTCGCAGAGCGCCGCAGACCTGATTCAGCATCTGCAATCGCCTGCCCAGCAACCCACTCAGTAGCGAGAAATAGCGCGGGGGTGAGGAGCAGGGGGCCGAGAAGGCCCTAAACCCTGAGCCTCACCCCCTCACTTCCTGAAAGGAGGGATTATCCATGACCGTCAACGAGTTCAGCAACCATCTGCACATCTCCCATAGTCAGCTTGACACCTTCCTGGGATGCCCTCAGAGGTACAACTACCAGTACGTTCAGGGCGCACCCTGGGAGCACCTGCCTGCCTCGCTCGCCTTCGGCCGGGCGATCCATGCCGCTGTCGCCCACTACTACCGGCACCTCAAGCAGTTCGGGGAGCCGCTCATTGTCGGGGTCTTCAAGGCTTGCTTTCATGCCGAGTTCAAGGACGCCATCCCGAAAGACATCGAGATGCTGTACAAGGATGGCGAGAGCGAGCGGTCGATGCGGGAGAAGGGCGACGCGCTCCTGGAGGTCTTTCACGCCAAGATCCGTCCGCAGACCATCGAGGCGGTGGAGATGCCGTTCCTGGTGGACCTGGTCAATCCTGCCACGGGCGAGATCCTCGACAAGAAACTCGCCGGGATCTTCGACCTGATCGAGAGCGATGCCGACGGGACAATGACCATCGCGGACCTGAAGACCTCCGCACGTCGCTACACCGAGAACCAGGCCGACAATCACCTCCAGTCGATCCTCTACGCCTACGCGCTGCGACGCCTGGGTTACACCACAGACGGGCAGAACGTCCTGATCCGGTTCGATGTCCTGCTGAAGACCAAGACGCCCGATATGGAAAGCTACTATGCCGTGAAGGCCGAGGAGGACGAGACCTGGACCCTGGCGTTGATCCGGCGCGTTCTGCGCGCCATCGAGGCGGGAGCCTATTACCCTGTGCGGAGCTGGCGGTGCCCCGAGTGTCCCTTCCGCCGTCGATGCGCCGCCGACATCGCCTGAACTGAACCCCTATTGCGAACGGGATCGGTCTGGTGGATACTGGGCCGGTCCCTTCACCACAACCAGTGAGCGTCTCAGGGCGCCCCCTGGGCGAGGAGATTGTCATGTCTGAACGGATCCTGTTTGATGGGAGCGCGGCGTTGGCCAAGGTCGTCCGGCGGATCAAGACTCTGGTCGAGTTCTCCGGCGTTCCGAGGGGTAGCATCGGCGAGGTCACCAACTGCAATATTCGGGCTAAGTGAACGGTATTGGGTGTAACGGATTGTAATGAGTAGCAAGAAGAGCAACAAGTAGTCCAGAAGAGTAACGTTTTCCCGCATAAACAAATGCCCCGCGGACCTAACCGCGGGGCATCGAGTCGTCACAAAAAATACTCGATAATTTGCTGCCCTTCAGTGACCAGACATTTATCTGCCCTTCAATAGCCCTGCAATTCGATGGCGTATGGGCTGCTTAACAAAGATGGCCATTGGGCATCCGAGATCCTC of the Candidatus Methylomirabilis tolerans genome contains:
- a CDS encoding RAD52 family DNA repair protein; its protein translation is MNRQLLERVFERAQIKQRQGRNGMLDYVEGHSIIQRLNDAFEGAWSFEVLDHKIVEERDEILVLGKLSAEGVVKMQFGTTQITRERDSKKIVSIGDDLKAAATDALKKCATFLGVGLHLYGERSARPAGREGNGGPRQGTTARRANREPETRKPEPTNGQPEQPEGSNGNGRLTNAQHSAILTIAKRRGLSQIELNQESLNRYGAQVPYLTSQSAADLIQHLQSPAQQPTQ
- a CDS encoding PD-(D/E)XK nuclease family protein, producing MTVNEFSNHLHISHSQLDTFLGCPQRYNYQYVQGAPWEHLPASLAFGRAIHAAVAHYYRHLKQFGEPLIVGVFKACFHAEFKDAIPKDIEMLYKDGESERSMREKGDALLEVFHAKIRPQTIEAVEMPFLVDLVNPATGEILDKKLAGIFDLIESDADGTMTIADLKTSARRYTENQADNHLQSILYAYALRRLGYTTDGQNVLIRFDVLLKTKTPDMESYYAVKAEEDETWTLALIRRVLRAIEAGAYYPVRSWRCPECPFRRRCAADIA
- a CDS encoding DUF1738 domain-containing protein — translated: MASTTRLDWSLLLHEAVTTPGLILEAYTAFHRFSLGNQLAALSECRTRGIPPGPIATYAGWQAKRRQVRRGERALVLCMPVTLAARPHDKDDVDAENLPVREEAQAGPRTVFIWRARWFVLSQTDGDSVQAEPPLAWDKATALTRLSISEVPFEDLDGNCQGYATGRSVAISPVAQLPFKSLFHELGHILLGHTDRSLHDPTAPPLSLKEAEAEAVALLVLEALELPGAAYCRGYIQHYLSDAAILSASAHRIIQAADAILRAGRPLSSAEEFPEGNGIGSVGLVKGGDGHV